One Malania oleifera isolate guangnan ecotype guangnan chromosome 9, ASM2987363v1, whole genome shotgun sequence DNA segment encodes these proteins:
- the LOC131163567 gene encoding F-box protein At5g49610-like has translation MDNINERLTDDMLVEILHRMPCKFAARCKCVCKRWSSLLSTRFFHSRFDLRVAQMIGKHHLQRFGVTVSAPNHQVLITPEVIPPGLHEFTLDFLPDVYKRKKKDCVVGSCNDLFLCSTKGSKYCVCNPFTRQWISLPPVSCPKSLVRIGFVCDPFGHTQEKGKGKEKEERRGGNTTTFKVVRLFRFDYIIEGSSELDMEFFCSEKWEWECRVVVLPPERRLRYVGFPYWPAVPYKGCLHWIVSGKDILVFDPYNIDINSNEICRLIGTPGDANPRCSLDALGVCCGCLRISQWASTGVLSIWELDDNEPRESDGCPWGLVHRVNMREEISWKKKGCRPPGWVNKDLLKAQVIAFHPYDSNVVYLRYPKSVLECDFGAGILKVAARRPCEEFYGAGRVFTLVSPTWPTPMPRQCPLPL, from the coding sequence atGGACAATATCAATGAGAGACTAACAGATGACATGTTGGTCGAAATTTTGCATCGCATGCCTTGCAAATTTGCGGCGAGGTGCAAGTGCGTGTGCAAGCGTTGGTCCTCCCTCCTCTCCACTCGTTTCTTTCACAGCCGCTTCGATTTGCGAGTAGCCCAGATGATCGGAAAGCACCATTTGCAGAGGTTCGGCGTCACCGTGTCAGCCCCAAATCATCAAGTACTCATAACTCCTGAAGTCATCCCACCCGGGCTTCACGAATTCACCCTTGATTTCCTCCCCGATGTTTACAAGAGAAAAAAGAAGGATTGCGTTGTGGGCTCATGCAACGACTTGTTCTTGTGCTCCACAAAAGGCAGCAAGTACTGCGTTTGCAACCCTTTCACCAGGCAATGGATTTCCCTGCCTCCTGTCTCCTGTCCCAAAAGCCTCGTACGCATTGGATTCGTATGTGACCCATTCGGCCATAcacaagaaaaaggaaaaggaaaagaaaaagaagaaagaagaggagGTAACACAACTACGTTTAAGGTGGTCCGCCTTTTTCGGTTTGATTATATCATCGAGGGTTCATCCGAGTTAGATATGGAGTTCTTCTGTTCGGAGAAATGGGAGTGGGAGTGCAGAGTGGTAGTCTTGCCTCCAGAAAGGCGGCTCCGGTACGTGGGATTTCCCTATTGGCCGGCCGTTCCCTACAAAGGATGTTTGCATTGGATCGTGTCAGGGAAAGATATTCTTGTCTTCGATCCTTACAACATTGATATTAACAGCAATGAGATTTGCAGACTCATTGGAACTCCCGGAGATGCAAACCCGAGGTGTAGTCTCGATGCCTTGGGGGTGTGTTGCGGCTGCCTGCGGATATCTCAGTGGGCTAGTACTGGGGTGTTGAGCATTTGGGAACTCGACGACAATGAGCCAAGGGAGAGCGACGGGTGCCCGTGGGGTCTGGTGCACCGAGTTAACATGCGAGAGGAGATAAGTTGGAAGAAGAAGGGTTGCCGGCCGCCCGGTTGGGTAAATAAGGATCTATTAAAGGCTCAGGTGATAGCCTTCCATCCTTACGATTCTAATGTTGTGTATTTGAGGTATCCTAAATCGGTACTTGAGTGTGACTTCGGAGCCGGAATTTTGAAGGTAGCTGCAAGGCGTCCATGTGAAGAATTCTATGGTGCAGGCAGAGTGTTTACGCTTGTATCCCCAACTTGGCCAACTCCGATGCCTCGACAATGCCCCCTCCCCCTCTAA